One window from the genome of Rhodococcus sp. ABRD24 encodes:
- a CDS encoding galactan 5-O-arabinofuranosyltransferase: MILATVVAVAVTVVGLFAFDQVSWPAFNSSNVTQAVTTVGQLGTIAVLAGCVMLYRAGRWVRAATVLSWASLSAFVTVTLGMPLSATKLYLHGISVDQEFRTEYLTRLTDSAALHDMTYADLPPYYPAGWFWIGGRVANLLGMDGWEAFKPYSIGSIAVAAVLALVLWNKLIRSDWAVVVALATTALLVAYGSAEPYGAVIAILVPPVLVLAWGGLYRPERSAQTHNGGWGAIVGTGVFLGVAAAFYTLYLGLAAFAVTLMALVAAGLAVRAQGSWRAAMDPLLRLIVTAVIAGLLALTVWLPYVLERLRGTVADSGTATHYLPDAGAHLPLPMIQFTLAGALCLLGTIWLVVRVSFSRRAQALSAGVIAIYLWSILSMTVTVVGSTLLSFRLEPLLILLLGTAGVFGFFEFSRWLVLATSENPRVKASVVVIGLAGAIAFVQNIPQVLAGDITVAYTDTDGDGVRADKRPAGPAAYYGDVDRIITDQRPQVRRDTVVLTTDTSFLSYYPYLGFQALTSHYANPLANFRERAEAIESWSELSTPDELIAAMDKSPWRAPDVFVFRKSAAGYTLRLAEDVYPNDPNVRRYTVTFPKELFDDPRFTVDEVGPFVVVTRSGQ, translated from the coding sequence ATGATCCTCGCAACCGTGGTCGCGGTGGCCGTCACCGTAGTTGGCCTGTTCGCATTCGATCAGGTGTCGTGGCCGGCGTTCAACTCGTCCAACGTCACGCAGGCCGTCACCACAGTCGGGCAGCTGGGGACCATCGCAGTGCTCGCTGGGTGCGTGATGCTGTACCGCGCCGGACGATGGGTCCGGGCGGCGACGGTGCTGTCATGGGCGAGCTTGTCGGCGTTCGTGACCGTGACGCTCGGCATGCCGCTGAGTGCGACCAAGCTGTACCTGCACGGCATCTCGGTGGATCAGGAGTTCCGCACCGAGTACCTGACCCGGCTCACCGATTCCGCTGCCCTGCATGACATGACGTACGCGGACCTACCGCCCTACTACCCCGCAGGCTGGTTCTGGATCGGCGGCCGCGTCGCGAATCTCCTCGGCATGGACGGCTGGGAAGCATTCAAGCCGTATTCGATCGGTTCGATCGCGGTGGCCGCAGTGCTCGCGCTTGTCCTGTGGAACAAGCTGATTCGCTCCGACTGGGCGGTGGTGGTCGCGCTCGCGACCACCGCATTGCTGGTCGCATATGGCTCCGCAGAGCCGTACGGCGCAGTGATCGCAATCCTTGTCCCGCCGGTTCTCGTGCTCGCGTGGGGCGGGCTGTACCGGCCGGAGAGGTCTGCTCAGACGCATAACGGCGGATGGGGAGCCATCGTGGGAACCGGCGTGTTCCTCGGCGTCGCGGCCGCTTTCTACACGCTGTACCTCGGGTTGGCCGCGTTTGCGGTGACGCTCATGGCACTGGTCGCCGCAGGGCTGGCCGTACGGGCTCAGGGTTCCTGGCGCGCGGCGATGGACCCGCTGCTGCGGTTGATCGTCACAGCCGTGATCGCCGGCCTACTTGCGCTCACCGTGTGGCTGCCGTACGTGCTCGAGAGACTGCGCGGCACCGTCGCCGACAGCGGCACCGCCACCCACTATCTGCCCGACGCCGGTGCGCATCTGCCCCTGCCGATGATCCAATTCACCCTCGCCGGGGCGTTGTGTCTGCTGGGCACGATCTGGCTGGTGGTGCGGGTTTCATTCTCGCGGCGCGCACAGGCGCTCAGTGCCGGCGTGATCGCGATCTACCTGTGGTCGATACTGTCGATGACAGTCACGGTCGTCGGGAGCACGCTGCTCTCGTTCCGACTCGAACCGCTGCTGATCCTGCTGTTGGGCACCGCGGGCGTGTTCGGGTTCTTCGAGTTCTCCCGCTGGCTGGTTCTGGCGACGAGTGAGAACCCACGGGTCAAGGCATCGGTTGTCGTGATCGGGCTCGCTGGCGCCATCGCATTCGTGCAGAACATTCCCCAGGTCCTCGCCGGCGACATCACCGTTGCCTACACCGATACCGACGGCGACGGCGTCCGCGCCGACAAACGTCCGGCCGGCCCCGCCGCCTACTACGGCGATGTGGACCGCATCATCACCGATCAGCGGCCGCAGGTACGCCGAGACACCGTCGTGCTCACCACCGACACCAGTTTCCTCAGCTACTACCCGTATCTCGGGTTCCAGGCCCTCACGTCGCACTACGCGAACCCGCTCGCCAACTTCCGCGAGCGGGCCGAGGCGATCGAGAGCTGGTCCGAGCTCAGCACCCCCGACGAGTTGATCGCAGCAATGGACAAGAGTCCTTGGCGCGCACCGGACGTGTTCGTCTTCCGAAAGAGCGCCGCCGGGTACACGCTGAGACTGGCCGAGGACGTATACCCCAACGATCCGAACGTCCGCCGATACACCGTGACGTTCCCGAAGGAACTGTTCGACGATCCCCGGTTCACAGTGGACGAGGTGGGCCCGTTCGTCGTGGTGACCCGGTCCGGCCAGTAA
- a CDS encoding ABC transporter substrate-binding protein — MPSLDPQAINGTVGLRITDAIYDTLVREDLSATTKEATEIEPFLAEKWTVSADATSYVFTIREGVTFQDGTPLNAEAVHKNFERLLNPDASFYSRTAAANMGFLTRWIGRTEATSDRDLTITLKAPFVELPRLLKDRRMGIISPTALDQMTEEELATHPVGTGPFMTTGVTPGESIRLQRFDNYWRGEPKLESIVFVTIQDPGSMATAMQTRQVDVILSAGAQQITQLSNDEGVTVQYPDAANQYFIRLNTKSGPTANKDVRQALNFAINREALATATDGQARPLHGSLPSGNTLWQSDSEEIYSHNPDRARELLAAAGYSDGFSMKLLAPSAGPGFSQSKQIMALVQQDLASVGVNLSVEYMDFTTLVATEGPGYTDGVAGSYNGWTTGADNAYWLETMFSPTLVPPAGVNRGWYVNDQVGAMFGEARGTVDENARRDLYRKAVRQIDEDAPWIFLYQDRLPRMYVTDVQGINENPSAFVDYAVVSK; from the coding sequence GTGCCCTCGCTGGATCCGCAGGCGATCAACGGTACGGTCGGGTTGCGGATCACTGACGCGATCTACGACACCCTGGTTCGCGAAGACCTCAGCGCGACCACCAAGGAAGCAACGGAAATCGAGCCGTTCCTTGCGGAGAAATGGACGGTGTCCGCGGACGCCACCAGCTACGTCTTCACCATTCGCGAGGGCGTGACCTTCCAAGACGGAACTCCGCTGAATGCCGAAGCTGTTCACAAGAACTTCGAGCGTCTGCTCAATCCCGACGCAAGCTTCTACTCCCGAACCGCCGCGGCAAACATGGGATTCCTCACGCGCTGGATCGGACGAACCGAAGCCACCTCCGATCGGGACCTCACCATCACCTTGAAGGCGCCCTTCGTCGAGCTTCCGCGACTTCTCAAGGATCGCAGAATGGGCATCATCAGCCCAACAGCTCTCGATCAGATGACGGAAGAAGAACTCGCGACACATCCTGTCGGCACCGGCCCTTTCATGACGACCGGTGTCACGCCGGGTGAGTCCATTCGACTCCAACGGTTCGACAACTACTGGCGAGGTGAGCCCAAGCTCGAATCCATTGTCTTCGTGACGATTCAGGATCCGGGATCGATGGCCACCGCGATGCAGACCCGGCAGGTCGACGTAATTCTGAGTGCTGGCGCCCAGCAGATCACGCAGCTCTCGAACGATGAAGGCGTCACCGTTCAGTATCCGGACGCGGCAAACCAGTACTTCATTCGCTTGAACACGAAGAGCGGTCCTACCGCGAACAAGGACGTGCGACAAGCACTGAACTTCGCCATCAACCGCGAGGCCCTGGCGACTGCGACGGATGGCCAGGCGCGGCCCCTGCACGGCTCGCTCCCCAGCGGTAACACTCTGTGGCAGAGTGATTCCGAGGAGATCTACAGCCACAACCCGGATCGGGCGAGAGAGCTTCTTGCCGCGGCTGGCTACAGCGATGGCTTCAGCATGAAGCTCCTGGCGCCGAGCGCCGGCCCCGGCTTCTCGCAGTCCAAGCAGATCATGGCCCTCGTCCAGCAGGATCTCGCATCGGTAGGTGTCAATCTCTCAGTCGAGTACATGGACTTCACCACGCTCGTGGCAACCGAAGGCCCCGGTTACACGGACGGCGTCGCCGGCTCCTACAACGGCTGGACCACCGGCGCAGACAACGCGTACTGGCTGGAGACAATGTTCAGCCCCACACTGGTTCCGCCCGCCGGGGTAAATCGTGGTTGGTACGTCAACGATCAGGTCGGTGCGATGTTCGGCGAAGCCCGCGGGACGGTGGATGAGAACGCTCGCCGCGACCTCTACCGCAAGGCCGTCCGGCAGATCGACGAGGACGCACCCTGGATCTTCCTGTACCAGGACCGCCTCCCCCGCATGTACGTGACCGACGTCCAGGGCATCAACGAAAACCCCAGCGCATTCGTCGACTACGCGGTGGTTTCCAAGTGA
- a CDS encoding muconolactone Delta-isomerase family protein, whose amino-acid sequence MEFLVNIRINIPADMPEEQYNKLVVDERELAALLAEKGTLKRMWRVPGRRENWGLWSAIDATELHETLSSLPVWPWMDLDVHPLAQHPVDPASR is encoded by the coding sequence ATGGAGTTTCTCGTCAACATTCGCATCAACATTCCGGCCGACATGCCCGAGGAACAGTACAACAAGCTCGTCGTAGACGAACGAGAGTTGGCCGCGCTGCTCGCCGAGAAGGGAACGCTCAAACGTATGTGGCGGGTCCCGGGGCGCCGCGAGAACTGGGGTCTCTGGTCGGCGATCGATGCCACCGAGCTGCACGAGACGCTGTCCTCACTACCGGTGTGGCCCTGGATGGACCTGGATGTACACCCCCTGGCCCAGCACCCCGTCGATCCCGCTTCTCGATAA
- a CDS encoding membrane dipeptidase, producing MLIDALQFSKPERARFVEWREGNVTAVHVTIAIWEDSTETMRELGKWQRRLEENADLIVQARTVEDIAAAERENKTAVILGFQNSSPFESDLDLVSAFYEAGVRIAQLTYNTQNSAGAGCWEDDEAGLSKTYGLNLIREMNRIGMLIDLSHCNEKTSYQAIEASDCPVAITHANPVDCVGMDAELAVRNKSKDLLKALAQRNGVVGLSMYPRIAPNGVNCSIDDFCDMVFWTVENIGIDHVGFGSDFYIGYADEEVLWWRQGRWSRTSMIPLTGYTPFPRWFDSSRGYTDLLARLEQRGMSPAEVSAVAGGNWARVFSAAWK from the coding sequence ATGTTGATCGACGCACTCCAGTTCAGCAAGCCGGAGCGAGCACGATTCGTCGAGTGGCGCGAGGGCAACGTAACCGCCGTCCACGTCACGATCGCGATTTGGGAAGACTCGACCGAGACAATGCGCGAACTCGGAAAGTGGCAGCGTCGCCTGGAAGAGAACGCCGATCTCATCGTCCAGGCGCGCACGGTCGAAGACATCGCAGCCGCAGAACGAGAGAACAAGACTGCCGTCATCCTCGGCTTCCAGAACTCTTCCCCCTTCGAGAGCGACCTCGACTTGGTCAGCGCCTTCTACGAGGCCGGCGTGCGGATCGCACAGCTCACGTACAACACTCAGAACTCCGCCGGCGCCGGATGCTGGGAAGATGACGAAGCGGGCCTGTCGAAGACCTACGGACTGAACCTGATCCGGGAGATGAACCGGATCGGTATGCTGATCGACCTTTCGCATTGCAATGAGAAGACGAGCTATCAAGCAATCGAAGCGTCCGATTGCCCGGTCGCAATCACTCATGCCAACCCCGTCGATTGCGTCGGAATGGACGCCGAGTTGGCCGTCCGGAACAAGTCGAAGGACCTACTGAAGGCGCTGGCTCAGCGGAATGGTGTTGTGGGGCTTAGCATGTACCCGCGAATCGCTCCCAACGGCGTCAACTGCTCGATCGACGACTTCTGCGACATGGTCTTCTGGACGGTGGAGAACATCGGTATCGATCACGTCGGCTTCGGGTCGGACTTCTACATCGGATATGCCGACGAGGAGGTCCTGTGGTGGAGACAGGGCCGATGGTCACGCACCTCGATGATCCCGCTCACCGGCTACACACCGTTCCCACGCTGGTTCGACTCCTCGCGTGGATACACGGACCTGCTCGCCCGCCTGGAGCAGCGCGGAATGTCCCCGGCCGAGGTGAGCGCGGTCGCCGGCGGCAATTGGGCTCGTGTCTTCTCGGCAGCATGGAAGTAA